CCTATGGCTGATGCTTCAGAACATGATGAACTCTTTGCAGGAAGACGAATACTGGTGAATGGCCCTGTCATCGTTGGTGCAGGGCCGTCAGGTTTAGCAGTGGCAGCTGGCCTTCAACAGCAAGGTGTTCCATTCATAATACTTGAAAGGGCCAGCTGCATTGCCTCTCTATGGCAAAACAGAACATATGATCGCCTTAAACTTCATCTTCCAAGACAATTCTGTGAACTTCCCTATTTTCCATTTCCCAAAGAATTTCCAGAATACCCCACCAAGAATCAGTTCATTGACTACCTCGAATCTTATGCTAAACACTTTAAAATTATCCCGAGGTTTAATGAATCAGTACAATCTGCTAAGTATGATCAGAAGTGTGGTTCATGGCGAATCAAGACTGTCGTTGCAAGCGATAATTCAGAGATCGAGTATATCTGCAGCTGGCTGGTGGCAGCAACGGGAGAGAATGCAGAGAAGGTAGTTCCAGAGTTTGAAGGCTTACAAGACTTTGGCGAAGTCATGCATGTTTGTGACTATAAATCAGGCGAGGCTTATGAAGGAAAACGTGTGTTGGTGGCCGGTTGTGGCAATTCAGGCATGGAGGTTTCACTTGATCTCTGCAACTATAATGCAATGCCATCCATGGTAGTTCGAAGCTCGGTAAGTCCACCATCATACATTGAGCAATTAGATTCACTtcattttttcccaaaaaaaacaaaagcggGCATATCAGAAGGCAACATAAGGACGTTATGGAACATTTGTTCTCATGTTCTGGCTTGAGGAACCAAGCAATTACACTTAACTTCTACATAACAAAATTCTAACTCTTTTTGGTCACAAATCCACAGGTTCATGTCTTGCCAAGGGAAATTCTAGGACTATCAACATTCCAACTAGCAGTATCATTCATGAAATGGCTACCCGTTTGGCTTGTGGACAAGATATTGGTCACTGCAACAAGGTTGATTCTGGGAAATTTGGAGAAGTATGGTATAAAAAGGCCATCTACAGGTCCTCTGGAGCTCAAGAATACTGAAGGAAAGACCCCTGTTCTGGATATTGGGACACTTGACAAAATTAGATCTGGTAAGATCAGGATTGTCCCTGGGATCAAGAAGTTCTTCAGAGGGGGGGTTGAGTTGGAAAATggagaatttcttgaaattgatTCTGTAATTCTGGCAACTGGATATCGCAGCAATGTCCCCTCATGGTTGAAGGTGAGAACTCAAACTAGAATTTGCATGTGTTTTTAGGTGTCTTTGTTTTATTGTTTAATACTAGTGTAGTTACTACTTAATTAGTCAAGTCAGTTTTACCTCTGTGTGGATTCATGTGACCGTTATGGAAGTTGGTTTCTCCTAGATTCTCTGTCCAATCTTGTCTTGGGTCAGTATGCAGCAGTCTGGTCAGGTCTTCAGTTGGCTTCTCTTTTCTAATAATTATCCTTTTCCCAAATAATTTCTGATCTGCAGAAAATGTGCAGAAAACCGCCACCGATCCGCATGTGACCCCTGtttttagtgttttttttttcccttaaactGTTAAACTCTATGGATAGAATAGTCGGTTGGTTTCCTTTCCCCAAGAAAATTGCCAACATTGAGaaacattttttgtttttctttcattgcgtacttttttttttttttggttattattATCGTTTAGATCTCATCTGAGAAATTTTCTAGATGGGACCTGACAATTTTTGTGTGtttacaggaaaatgaattcTTTTCTGTTGATGGATTCccaaaaactccatttccaaaTGGGTGGAAAGGAAAAGCAGGGCTTTATGCAGTTGGATTCACCAGGAGGGGCCTCTCTGGTGCATCCTTTGATGCCATTAGAGTATCAAAAGATATTGGCCAAATTTGGAAACAGGAACTAAAACAGAAGAACCAAGGTGCTTTGTCCCTTGCAAATAGAAGAACATGCAAGTC
This region of Coffea arabica cultivar ET-39 chromosome 3c, Coffea Arabica ET-39 HiFi, whole genome shotgun sequence genomic DNA includes:
- the LOC113720285 gene encoding probable indole-3-pyruvate monooxygenase YUCCA3, which produces MNNQCNLCLPPMADASEHDELFAGRRILVNGPVIVGAGPSGLAVAAGLQQQGVPFIILERASCIASLWQNRTYDRLKLHLPRQFCELPYFPFPKEFPEYPTKNQFIDYLESYAKHFKIIPRFNESVQSAKYDQKCGSWRIKTVVASDNSEIEYICSWLVAATGENAEKVVPEFEGLQDFGEVMHVCDYKSGEAYEGKRVLVAGCGNSGMEVSLDLCNYNAMPSMVVRSSVHVLPREILGLSTFQLAVSFMKWLPVWLVDKILVTATRLILGNLEKYGIKRPSTGPLELKNTEGKTPVLDIGTLDKIRSGKIRIVPGIKKFFRGGVELENGEFLEIDSVILATGYRSNVPSWLKENEFFSVDGFPKTPFPNGWKGKAGLYAVGFTRRGLSGASFDAIRVSKDIGQIWKQELKQKNQGALSLANRRTCKS